In a genomic window of Spirosoma agri:
- a CDS encoding SGNH/GDSL hydrolase family protein, whose amino-acid sequence MKILIIGDRHVGGYGLTAGQISFIGHFIRQINETGRAVSVEAYVQSTLSAVQATLAHLPLERYDLILVQAGQGCLDHPAGLGALFAPDNDTLPDLSGDLILPDCLQVTKKVRSDGILDHVVKIGQFMLLKGLTALGKLPRQRIVQRELTNVLTVLKPHRHKVILLSPFPHREPVHQWLRQQGRSLFMRSEVRQAFSVFDSDAVVKPRDEYFLTNDSGHLNAIGHELVGRALFDFYLAAPTIVAIHSIRRS is encoded by the coding sequence ATGAAGATACTGATAATTGGCGACCGCCATGTTGGCGGATACGGCTTGACTGCCGGGCAAATTAGTTTTATTGGGCACTTTATCCGGCAGATTAATGAGACTGGTCGGGCCGTTTCTGTAGAAGCGTATGTCCAGTCGACATTATCAGCTGTTCAGGCCACGTTGGCACACTTGCCACTGGAACGTTACGATCTGATTTTAGTACAGGCAGGGCAGGGCTGTCTGGATCATCCCGCCGGGCTTGGAGCCCTGTTTGCGCCGGATAATGACACGCTGCCGGACTTATCTGGCGACTTAATTTTGCCGGATTGTTTACAGGTAACAAAAAAAGTGAGATCAGACGGTATACTGGACCACGTAGTGAAAATAGGTCAATTCATGCTGTTAAAAGGCTTGACTGCACTCGGAAAGTTACCCCGTCAACGCATTGTTCAGCGGGAGTTGACCAACGTACTGACCGTTTTAAAGCCGCACCGACATAAGGTTATATTGCTCAGCCCATTTCCTCACCGCGAACCGGTTCACCAGTGGTTGCGGCAGCAAGGTCGTTCCTTGTTCATGCGATCGGAGGTTCGGCAAGCATTCAGCGTGTTCGATTCCGATGCGGTTGTCAAGCCCCGAGATGAGTATTTTCTAACCAATGATTCCGGTCACCTCAATGCGATCGGACATGAACTTGTTGGCCGCGCGTTGTTCGATTTTTACCTGGCGGCACCAACCATCGTGGCTATTCACTCCATCCGACGGAGTTAG
- a CDS encoding efflux RND transporter periplasmic adaptor subunit gives MKRWIAIGLVVLVLGGIIVYNKVLHPAPGANAAAPGGDGGKGGAGKGGSGGKGGAGGGPTPSVNGFVVVLKNLKEDVVSSGSLLAAEQVDIYPEISARITQLNIREGQPVKKGDLLVKLFDADLRAQLLKLQAQADNARRTEERNKQLLERGGISQQEYDIVTTNLRSSLADIELVRANLQRTEIRAPFSGVIGLRNVSSGAVVSPNTLIARLQQISSLKLDFSIPEKYGQSVHAGSTISFQVDGSEQPSQGVVYAIEPGVEEQTRNLRIRAKVNNTTAKFRPGTFARVTLTIQNERSLVVPTQAVIPQTRTNQVILVKNGKAQFKDVTTGIRTAGTIQILSGVQAGDTVATTGLLFLKQDAPVKIGRVVSLTGNNPKVASN, from the coding sequence GTGAAAAGATGGATTGCTATCGGTCTCGTCGTTCTTGTACTCGGCGGGATAATCGTGTATAATAAAGTGTTACACCCGGCTCCCGGAGCCAATGCTGCTGCACCTGGTGGCGACGGCGGTAAGGGTGGAGCGGGCAAAGGTGGTTCGGGCGGAAAAGGAGGGGCTGGAGGTGGTCCCACACCCAGCGTCAATGGCTTTGTTGTCGTTTTGAAAAACCTGAAAGAAGATGTTGTTTCCAGTGGCTCGCTGCTGGCGGCCGAACAGGTTGACATCTACCCCGAAATTTCGGCTCGTATCACGCAACTGAACATTCGCGAAGGACAGCCTGTTAAAAAAGGTGATTTGCTGGTTAAGCTCTTCGACGCTGATCTGCGGGCGCAATTGCTGAAACTTCAGGCACAGGCCGACAACGCCCGGCGTACCGAAGAGCGGAACAAACAGCTGCTCGAACGGGGCGGTATCAGCCAGCAGGAATACGATATTGTCACAACAAATCTGCGGTCGTCACTGGCCGATATTGAGCTCGTAAGAGCCAATTTGCAGCGTACGGAAATAAGAGCACCTTTTTCGGGTGTAATTGGCTTACGGAATGTCAGTTCGGGTGCGGTTGTCTCGCCCAACACGCTGATCGCCCGCCTGCAACAAATATCATCCCTTAAGCTCGACTTCTCGATTCCCGAAAAATACGGACAATCGGTGCATGCGGGCAGCACGATTTCGTTCCAAGTCGATGGCAGTGAACAACCTAGTCAGGGCGTAGTTTATGCCATTGAACCGGGAGTGGAAGAACAGACCCGCAATCTGCGCATACGGGCAAAAGTGAATAATACGACCGCCAAGTTCCGACCCGGCACGTTTGCCCGCGTAACGTTGACGATCCAGAACGAACGCAGTTTAGTGGTTCCAACGCAGGCCGTTATTCCGCAGACCCGTACGAATCAGGTTATACTGGTCAAGAACGGGAAAGCACAGTTCAAAGACGTTACAACCGGCATTCGAACGGCGGGAACCATTCAGATTCTGTCGGGCGTACAGGCAGGCGATACGGTTGCTACTACCGGTTTGCTGTTCCTTAAACAGGACGCTCCCGTTAAGATTGGCCGTGTGGTATCGTTGACGGGAAACAATCCCAAAGTGGCGAGTAATTGA
- a CDS encoding ammonium transporter — MQKPNYVPLILLGIFAILGILPGFNSVPTQIVTEGINSGDTAWMLVATALVLLMTPGLAYFYGGMVNNKNVISTMLQSFIAMGVISVLWVVVGFSLAFGTSIGGFVGNPMDHFMFKGVLDGKPWSLAASIPLVVFAFFQLKFAVITPALVTGSMAERINFRSYVLFMILFSLLVYAPLAHMTWHPEGLLFKLGVLDFAGGTVVHMSAGWAALAGALYLKRRKSQIEASYFPPANIPFVLLGTGLLWFGWFGFNAGSAVGATPLAASAFATTNTAAAAAGLAWVLFDAAKGKKVSALGFCIGAVVGLVAITPAAGFVTVPNSIFIGTVASMVSNFVAHLRTKSTLDDTLDVFPCHGVGGMVGMLMTGIFASKGVNSAVVDEGLAFGQTTLFINHIIALVGVSIFAFAMSYLLLKITDLILPLRVSEEDEKSGLDVSQHDEYLIEA, encoded by the coding sequence ATGCAAAAGCCCAATTACGTACCGCTGATTCTGCTGGGAATCTTTGCCATTCTCGGTATACTTCCTGGTTTTAATTCCGTTCCGACACAAATCGTAACGGAAGGTATCAATTCTGGTGATACCGCCTGGATGCTGGTTGCTACTGCTCTTGTTTTGTTGATGACACCTGGTTTGGCGTATTTCTACGGTGGGATGGTCAACAACAAAAACGTTATTTCGACCATGCTGCAAAGCTTCATTGCAATGGGCGTCATCAGTGTGTTATGGGTAGTTGTCGGTTTCAGCTTAGCCTTCGGTACATCAATCGGCGGTTTCGTTGGTAACCCGATGGATCACTTCATGTTCAAAGGCGTACTGGATGGCAAACCCTGGTCTCTGGCGGCTTCGATTCCCCTAGTCGTTTTTGCGTTCTTCCAATTGAAATTTGCGGTTATAACACCGGCTCTGGTAACGGGTTCGATGGCCGAACGGATCAACTTCCGGTCTTACGTTCTGTTCATGATTCTATTCAGTCTGCTGGTATACGCGCCATTGGCACACATGACCTGGCATCCTGAAGGACTCTTGTTCAAACTAGGTGTCCTTGATTTTGCGGGTGGTACGGTTGTTCACATGTCTGCTGGCTGGGCTGCGCTGGCGGGTGCCCTGTACCTGAAACGTCGTAAGTCTCAAATTGAAGCGAGCTACTTCCCACCAGCCAACATTCCGTTCGTGCTGCTAGGTACCGGTTTGCTGTGGTTCGGATGGTTCGGTTTCAATGCCGGTTCAGCGGTAGGGGCTACGCCACTGGCGGCTTCGGCTTTCGCAACGACGAACACGGCTGCGGCTGCGGCTGGTCTGGCCTGGGTGCTGTTCGATGCGGCTAAAGGCAAAAAAGTATCGGCTCTTGGTTTTTGTATCGGTGCTGTTGTCGGTCTGGTTGCCATTACGCCAGCCGCTGGTTTTGTAACGGTGCCAAACTCGATCTTTATCGGTACGGTTGCGTCAATGGTTTCGAACTTTGTTGCTCACCTGCGTACGAAATCAACGCTCGACGATACGCTCGACGTTTTCCCTTGCCACGGTGTTGGCGGTATGGTTGGTATGCTGATGACGGGTATTTTCGCCAGCAAAGGAGTAAACTCTGCCGTTGTTGATGAGGGCCTGGCATTTGGTCAGACAACCTTGTTCATCAATCATATCATTGCCCTGGTTGGTGTGTCGATATTCGCTTTCGCAATGTCGTACCTACTACTGAAGATCACCGATCTGATTCTGCCTCTGCGCGTATCTGAAGAAGATGAGAAGTCAGGCCTTGATGTTAGTCAGCATGACGAATATCTGATCGAAGCATAA
- a CDS encoding 4Fe-4S dicluster domain-containing protein codes for MAIMITDECINCGACEPECPNTAIYEGGVEWTWSGGTELTEVDFGDGTVISGKAPQSPVSNEFYYIVSDKCTECMGFHEEPQCAAVCPVDCCVPDPEVVEDEETLLAKKAWLHAEA; via the coding sequence ATGGCAATCATGATCACTGACGAGTGCATCAACTGTGGTGCCTGCGAACCCGAATGCCCGAACACTGCCATCTATGAGGGCGGTGTTGAGTGGACTTGGAGTGGTGGAACCGAACTGACCGAAGTCGATTTTGGCGATGGTACGGTTATCAGCGGCAAAGCCCCACAATCGCCCGTCTCGAATGAATTTTATTACATCGTGAGCGACAAATGCACGGAGTGTATGGGCTTTCATGAAGAGCCGCAATGTGCCGCTGTTTGTCCGGTAGACTGTTGTGTGCCCGATCCAGAAGTTGTGGAAGATGAGGAAACATTACTGGCTAAAAAAGCGTGGCTTCATGCTGAAGCGTAA
- a CDS encoding GNAT family N-acetyltransferase, with product MKSKQPDSVAIQPIAYEQTYPLRHSVLWPDKPLDYVKVDNDSDGYHFGAFVDKQLVAVISLFVDGSTARFRKFATDPAFQHRGIGTMLLTHVINESCRLGAASLWCDARLDAADFYRRFAMQTVSEVFYKGPIPYAKFSLTL from the coding sequence ATGAAGTCAAAACAACCTGATTCAGTAGCCATCCAGCCAATTGCATATGAGCAAACCTACCCACTGCGACACAGTGTATTGTGGCCTGATAAACCACTCGATTATGTGAAGGTCGATAATGATTCGGATGGCTACCATTTTGGCGCCTTTGTGGACAAGCAATTAGTGGCGGTTATTTCGTTGTTCGTCGATGGCTCGACTGCCCGCTTTCGCAAATTTGCTACCGATCCCGCCTTTCAGCACCGGGGTATAGGAACGATGTTACTGACTCATGTCATTAACGAGTCCTGTCGGCTGGGAGCCGCGTCACTTTGGTGTGATGCCCGGCTCGATGCGGCCGATTTTTATCGTCGGTTCGCGATGCAAACGGTCAGTGAGGTATTTTACAAAGGGCCGATTCCGTACGCTAAATTCTCGCTTACGCTTTAA
- a CDS encoding efflux RND transporter permease subunit produces MSLPELSLNRPVFAMVMSIVIVLFGIIGFTFLGVREYPAIDPPVISVRTNYTGANPDIVESQITEPIEKSLNSIEGIRTISSNSALGASTITVEFNLDANLEQAANDVRDKVAQAQRQLPQDIDAPPVVTKADANSDPIIFMTVQSTNRNPTQLSDYAENVLQERLQTIPGVSQANIYGLKRQAMRLWIDPIKLSAYRLTTQDIQTALTAQNVELPGGKVYGNNTELTVKAVGRLTTEADFNNLILRQTANQIIRFKDIGYAVLGAENEETISKQNGAVGVILVLIPQPGANYVSIADEFYKRFDQLKKDLPSDIIVSIGIDRSTFIRRAIEEVGETLLISFVLVVLVIYFFFRDWLIAFRPLIDIPVSLIGAFFIMYVADFSINVLTLLGIVLATGLVVDDGIVVTENIFKKIEDGMDTEQAAKEGSNEIFFAVLATSITLAIVFLPIIFLQGFVGRLFREFGIVVAGAVLISAFVSLTLTPVLSVKLTSKNHGKGSWFYKKTEPFFQWLDKSYRDSLTGFMRRRGWAFAMIGVCAAIIFGVGSLLKSELAPLEDRGRTRISITSPEGTSYESQAATTDRVMQLVLDSIPETRLAFSVVAPGFSGAGAVNSSFVMINMVEPSERKRSQQDIVDYLTKNLRKFNEARMFATQDQTIQVGRGGGLPVQFVIQNLNFEKLREKLPKFLDEVQKDPTFQNNDVDLKFNKPELNISIDREKATNLGVSVQDVAQTLQLALSNRRLAYFLMNGKQYQVIGQVDRKDRDEPVDLASFYVRTNQGQLIQLDNLVKFQEVSSPPQVYHYNRFKSATVSASLAPGKTIGDGVTAMNAIAERTLDQTFQTALSGPSRDYAESSSNTLFAFGLALILVYLVLAAQFDSFIDPFIIMITVPLALAGAVFSLWMFNQTLNIFSQIGIIMLVGLVTKNGILIVEFANEQRLTGKNKFEAATESAALRLRPILMTTLVAAFGALPLALALGSASKSRIPLGIVIVGGLMFSLVLTLYVVPVIYTYMSRRKDVEKVPKSDGHVTGDTTKPETMEVV; encoded by the coding sequence ATGAGTCTTCCCGAATTAAGTCTGAACCGACCGGTATTTGCGATGGTCATGTCCATCGTCATTGTGTTGTTCGGTATCATCGGCTTCACCTTTCTCGGTGTTCGCGAATACCCGGCTATTGACCCGCCGGTTATTTCCGTCCGTACCAACTATACCGGAGCTAACCCAGACATTGTTGAATCGCAGATTACGGAGCCCATCGAAAAATCGCTGAACAGCATCGAGGGTATTCGCACGATCTCATCGAACAGTGCCCTGGGAGCCAGCACGATCACGGTTGAGTTTAATCTGGATGCCAATCTGGAACAGGCCGCCAACGACGTGCGTGACAAGGTGGCCCAGGCACAACGCCAGCTCCCGCAGGATATCGATGCGCCCCCGGTTGTGACAAAAGCCGATGCAAACTCGGATCCGATCATTTTCATGACCGTTCAGAGCACGAATCGAAATCCGACACAATTATCCGATTATGCGGAGAACGTGCTTCAGGAGCGGTTGCAGACCATCCCCGGCGTTAGTCAGGCTAACATTTATGGATTGAAGCGCCAGGCGATGCGACTCTGGATTGATCCCATCAAGTTGTCGGCTTACCGGCTCACGACGCAGGATATTCAGACCGCATTGACAGCACAGAACGTTGAGCTTCCGGGGGGGAAAGTGTACGGAAATAATACGGAGCTTACGGTGAAAGCCGTGGGTCGCCTGACAACAGAAGCGGACTTCAATAACCTTATTCTGCGGCAGACCGCCAATCAGATCATCCGGTTCAAAGACATTGGCTATGCCGTGTTAGGGGCCGAAAATGAAGAAACCATTTCGAAGCAAAATGGCGCCGTTGGTGTTATTCTGGTCCTAATTCCACAACCGGGTGCTAACTACGTCAGCATTGCCGATGAGTTCTACAAGCGATTCGACCAACTCAAAAAAGATCTACCCAGCGACATCATCGTCAGCATTGGTATCGACCGGAGTACATTTATCCGGCGGGCTATCGAAGAAGTAGGCGAAACACTGCTTATCTCGTTCGTACTGGTTGTACTGGTCATTTATTTCTTCTTCCGTGACTGGCTCATCGCATTCCGACCCCTGATTGACATTCCGGTATCGCTGATTGGAGCGTTTTTCATCATGTACGTGGCCGATTTCAGTATTAACGTACTGACCTTGCTTGGTATCGTACTGGCAACGGGACTGGTGGTGGATGATGGTATTGTTGTCACGGAGAACATCTTCAAGAAAATTGAGGACGGGATGGACACCGAACAGGCGGCTAAAGAAGGATCAAACGAGATTTTCTTCGCCGTTCTGGCCACTTCGATTACGCTGGCGATTGTGTTCCTGCCCATTATCTTCTTACAGGGTTTCGTTGGACGCTTGTTTCGCGAGTTCGGTATTGTCGTTGCGGGTGCCGTCTTGATTTCTGCGTTCGTTTCGCTGACACTCACTCCGGTATTGAGCGTAAAGCTAACCAGCAAGAATCATGGGAAAGGATCGTGGTTTTACAAGAAAACCGAACCGTTCTTTCAGTGGCTTGATAAATCGTACCGCGACTCCCTGACCGGTTTTATGCGTCGGCGCGGTTGGGCCTTCGCGATGATTGGCGTTTGTGCCGCGATCATTTTCGGTGTCGGCTCATTGCTCAAATCAGAACTGGCCCCGCTCGAAGACCGTGGTCGCACCCGTATTTCGATTACCTCGCCCGAAGGGACAAGTTATGAATCGCAGGCCGCCACTACCGACCGCGTGATGCAGCTTGTGCTCGACTCCATTCCCGAAACAAGGTTGGCGTTTAGTGTGGTAGCTCCAGGGTTTTCGGGGGCGGGAGCGGTGAACTCGTCGTTCGTTATGATCAACATGGTTGAGCCTTCGGAGCGCAAACGCTCGCAACAGGACATTGTTGATTATCTGACCAAAAACCTCCGGAAGTTTAATGAGGCCCGGATGTTTGCCACACAGGATCAAACCATTCAGGTGGGTCGGGGCGGTGGCTTACCGGTTCAGTTCGTCATTCAGAATCTGAACTTCGAAAAGCTGCGCGAAAAACTACCGAAATTCCTTGACGAAGTTCAGAAAGATCCGACGTTCCAGAATAACGACGTCGATTTGAAATTTAACAAGCCAGAACTGAATATCAGCATCGACCGCGAAAAAGCTACCAACCTTGGCGTTTCTGTGCAGGACGTTGCGCAAACGCTGCAACTGGCGCTCAGTAACCGACGGCTTGCTTACTTCCTGATGAACGGCAAGCAGTATCAGGTTATTGGTCAGGTTGACCGCAAAGACCGCGACGAACCCGTCGATCTGGCTTCCTTCTACGTACGTACGAACCAAGGTCAGTTGATCCAGCTGGACAATCTGGTGAAGTTCCAGGAGGTCAGTAGTCCACCGCAGGTTTACCACTATAACCGCTTTAAATCGGCAACGGTATCGGCTAGTTTGGCACCGGGAAAAACCATCGGCGATGGCGTAACCGCCATGAATGCCATTGCTGAACGGACACTTGATCAGACGTTCCAAACGGCTTTGTCCGGTCCCTCGCGCGACTACGCCGAAAGCTCATCCAACACGTTGTTTGCCTTCGGTCTGGCACTGATTCTCGTATATCTGGTTCTCGCAGCTCAGTTCGATTCGTTCATCGATCCGTTTATCATCATGATTACGGTTCCGCTGGCGCTGGCGGGTGCTGTTTTCTCGCTTTGGATGTTCAATCAGACGTTGAATATTTTCAGCCAGATCGGGATCATCATGCTGGTTGGACTGGTGACGAAGAACGGGATTCTGATCGTTGAGTTTGCGAACGAACAGCGGTTAACGGGTAAGAACAAATTTGAAGCGGCCACCGAGTCAGCGGCTTTGCGACTGCGGCCAATTCTGATGACCACACTCGTTGCTGCCTTTGGTGCACTGCCGCTTGCCCTTGCCCTTGGATCTGCGTCAAAAAGCCGAATTCCGCTGGGTATCGTGATTGTGGGTGGTCTTATGTTTTCGCTTGTGCTTACGCTTTATGTCGTTCCAGTCATTTATACGTACATGAGCCGTCGAAAAGATGTAGAGAAAGTCCCCAAATCGGACGGTCATGTTACAGGCGACACGACCAAGCCCGAAACGATGGAAGTCGTCTAG
- a CDS encoding porin, translating to MKKTVLLLTSLFAGIGAYAQDSTSTTPGKFTFSGYMDTYYIGNFNNPKSQSNLGLTNNGASPGNARAFDQKAGQFGIGLVQAKATYTADKVDAVMDLTFGTFADLGNYGNNVGLLGTPGSTALAIKQAYIVFKATPKLSFTAGQFGTHIGYEVIDAPVNFNYSLSNLFNNGPFYHIGLKAQYAFSDRAYLMLGVVNNVDNLFDNNKKKGLIGQFFFSPVSGWNVYLNGIVSNEASAAIPATTTTPAVSADDAHYSLFDLTTTYQITPKFYLGLNAATGTQKGDYQGYGGPATSKSWGGVAVYSNYSFTDKFGLGVRYETFDNKNGARALTDASGAGASVNSITVTGNITAADGHILFKPELRFDGYSANKFEKNDGSLSKSQTTLGMAAIFKF from the coding sequence ATGAAAAAAACAGTTCTACTTCTTACTTCTTTGTTTGCCGGAATTGGTGCCTATGCCCAGGATTCGACGAGTACGACTCCTGGAAAATTTACCTTCTCCGGTTACATGGATACCTACTACATTGGTAATTTCAATAACCCGAAGAGCCAGTCTAACCTGGGATTAACGAACAATGGCGCTAGCCCCGGCAATGCACGGGCGTTCGATCAGAAAGCCGGTCAGTTTGGTATTGGTCTGGTGCAGGCCAAGGCTACCTACACCGCGGATAAAGTAGATGCTGTAATGGACCTGACGTTTGGCACATTTGCCGATCTGGGTAACTACGGTAACAATGTTGGTCTGCTAGGAACGCCCGGATCAACGGCCCTGGCCATTAAGCAAGCCTACATTGTTTTTAAAGCTACGCCTAAATTATCGTTTACGGCGGGTCAGTTCGGTACACACATCGGTTATGAAGTTATTGATGCGCCGGTTAACTTCAACTATTCGCTCTCTAACCTCTTCAATAACGGACCCTTTTATCACATCGGTCTGAAAGCTCAATATGCGTTCAGCGACCGCGCTTATTTGATGTTGGGCGTTGTGAACAACGTGGATAATCTGTTCGATAACAATAAAAAGAAGGGCCTGATCGGGCAGTTCTTTTTCTCGCCGGTTTCTGGCTGGAATGTCTACCTGAATGGAATTGTCTCAAACGAAGCATCGGCCGCAATTCCCGCAACCACAACCACACCGGCTGTGTCGGCGGATGATGCGCACTACTCGCTGTTTGACCTGACTACCACCTACCAGATCACCCCTAAATTTTACCTTGGCTTGAATGCGGCTACGGGAACGCAAAAGGGTGATTATCAGGGTTACGGCGGTCCTGCTACGTCGAAGAGTTGGGGCGGTGTCGCCGTTTATTCGAACTATTCGTTCACCGACAAATTTGGTCTGGGTGTTCGCTACGAAACATTCGACAACAAGAACGGTGCCCGTGCCCTGACGGATGCATCAGGTGCAGGTGCCAGCGTGAATTCGATTACGGTAACCGGAAACATCACGGCTGCCGACGGGCATATCCTGTTCAAACCAGAGCTCCGGTTCGATGGCTATAGCGCTAACAAATTCGAGAAGAATGACGGGTCACTGAGCAAGTCGCAAACGACGCTTGGCATGGCGGCCATCTTCAAGTTCTAA
- a CDS encoding RNA polymerase sigma factor, producing MFFKKSSSFAEHDLISVIQACRASDPRAQRTLFKQFFGYAKSICLRYTSSREEAEDVLNEGFLKVFQHLDRFDETQPFKAWLRTILVNTAISHYRRNHQLDQHTNLESGEQVAVDDDIVDQIAADEILALVQKLTPTYRTVFMMHVVDGYSLHEIAGLLSYNEATVRSNYARARQKLQQMIRQAYPFHAKSGPTTPMPYHEN from the coding sequence TTGTTTTTCAAGAAATCGTCCTCGTTTGCCGAGCATGACCTTATCAGTGTCATTCAGGCTTGCCGTGCCAGCGATCCCCGGGCGCAGCGAACGCTTTTTAAGCAGTTTTTTGGGTATGCAAAGAGTATCTGTCTACGCTACACCTCAAGCCGCGAAGAAGCTGAAGATGTATTGAATGAGGGCTTCCTGAAAGTCTTTCAGCACCTGGACCGCTTCGACGAAACGCAGCCATTCAAGGCGTGGCTACGAACGATTCTGGTCAATACGGCCATTAGCCATTACCGGCGGAACCATCAACTGGATCAACACACCAATCTGGAATCAGGCGAACAGGTTGCGGTTGATGACGACATTGTTGATCAGATTGCTGCGGACGAAATTCTGGCTCTGGTTCAAAAATTAACACCCACCTACCGAACGGTGTTTATGATGCATGTTGTTGATGGCTATAGTCTGCACGAAATTGCGGGGTTGCTATCGTACAACGAAGCCACTGTACGCTCTAATTATGCACGTGCCCGCCAGAAACTTCAGCAGATGATTCGGCAGGCTTATCCATTCCACGCTAAATCTGGTCCCACGACCCCAATGCCCTATCATGAAAACTGA
- a CDS encoding response regulator, with the protein MKLKTTYSVFVADDDDDDRLLMKVAFDLRCPEANIRFAIDGLDLLEALNDSPDRPCLIILDLNMPRLNGLESLQILRNTPVYIHTPIIVFSTSDNDQDKAEAYAKGANEYIVKPVDMHALAELVNKLKEDWNLETCN; encoded by the coding sequence ATGAAACTTAAGACTACTTATTCCGTTTTCGTCGCTGATGACGATGACGATGACAGACTCTTGATGAAAGTAGCCTTTGACCTGCGCTGCCCGGAAGCCAACATTCGATTCGCCATTGATGGGTTGGATCTACTGGAAGCCCTCAATGATTCACCGGACCGGCCCTGCTTAATTATTCTTGATCTGAACATGCCGCGTCTGAACGGTCTTGAGTCACTGCAAATCTTACGGAATACGCCTGTTTATATTCATACCCCGATTATCGTGTTTTCTACATCGGATAATGACCAGGATAAGGCAGAAGCATACGCGAAAGGAGCCAATGAGTATATAGTCAAACCCGTCGACATGCATGCACTAGCCGAGTTGGTTAACAAGCTGAAGGAGGACTGGAATTTAGAGACGTGTAATTAA
- a CDS encoding PQQ-dependent sugar dehydrogenase: MKTKSLILATAAIAALSACSQKKESGATATEVATADTTLTLPPPYETKSALHFSNVVGWPAGKTPQAPAGFTVTEFARDMASPRWIYVAPNGDIFVTEANTERKGAKQAVKNVVTGQSKSERSEASANRITIFRDTNNDGKPDVKETFLAGLNQPFGTLVLGNSFYVANTDGLWQYPYKAGQTKMTAAGKKILSLPAGGYNNHWTRNLLASPDGKKIYISVGSGSNVGENGIENEVRRANILEINPDGTGERVYASGLRNPVGMDWEPGKNILYTAVNERDELGDELVPDYLTSVKEGAFYGWPYSYYGQNEDPRRKGERPDLVKKSLVPDVPLGAHTASLGLAFYDQTAFPEKYRNGAFIGQHGSWNRSSFSGYKVVFVPFADGKPGKPEDFLTGFVAQGTDKDVHGRPVGVSVLPDGALLVADDAAGRIWRIVASK; encoded by the coding sequence ATGAAAACGAAATCACTGATTCTGGCGACGGCTGCAATAGCTGCCCTGTCGGCTTGCAGTCAAAAAAAAGAAAGTGGTGCAACTGCTACAGAGGTGGCTACTGCTGACACAACCCTCACTTTACCCCCTCCCTACGAGACCAAATCGGCGCTGCATTTCAGCAATGTGGTTGGTTGGCCGGCTGGCAAAACGCCACAGGCTCCAGCCGGATTTACGGTAACCGAATTCGCCCGCGATATGGCGAGTCCACGTTGGATCTACGTAGCACCCAATGGCGATATTTTCGTTACGGAAGCCAATACGGAGCGGAAAGGCGCAAAGCAGGCTGTAAAAAATGTGGTAACGGGGCAAAGCAAATCGGAACGGTCAGAGGCAAGTGCCAACCGGATCACGATCTTCCGCGATACCAACAACGATGGTAAGCCCGATGTCAAAGAAACGTTTCTGGCAGGACTGAACCAGCCGTTTGGAACGCTGGTTCTGGGAAACAGCTTTTATGTAGCGAACACCGACGGTTTGTGGCAATATCCTTATAAAGCTGGCCAGACCAAAATGACCGCAGCCGGCAAGAAAATCCTGAGTCTGCCCGCTGGTGGCTATAACAATCACTGGACACGTAATTTGCTGGCCAGCCCCGACGGAAAGAAGATTTACATCTCCGTGGGATCTGGAAGTAATGTGGGTGAGAATGGAATCGAAAATGAAGTCCGACGGGCTAATATTCTGGAGATAAACCCCGATGGGACCGGTGAGCGAGTCTATGCCAGTGGCTTACGGAATCCGGTGGGTATGGATTGGGAGCCTGGCAAAAATATCCTTTATACGGCGGTCAATGAACGTGATGAACTGGGCGACGAGTTGGTTCCTGACTACCTGACGAGCGTGAAAGAAGGTGCCTTTTACGGATGGCCTTATTCGTATTACGGTCAGAACGAAGATCCACGTCGGAAAGGAGAACGCCCTGATCTGGTGAAAAAATCGCTTGTGCCCGACGTGCCACTTGGTGCCCATACGGCTTCACTGGGTCTGGCTTTTTACGATCAGACGGCGTTTCCGGAAAAATACCGGAATGGGGCGTTCATCGGACAGCATGGCTCCTGGAACCGGTCATCGTTTTCAGGTTACAAAGTTGTCTTTGTGCCATTTGCCGATGGGAAACCGGGTAAACCAGAGGATTTTCTAACCGGATTCGTCGCACAGGGAACAGACAAAGACGTTCATGGCAGACCGGTAGGCGTATCGGTTTTACCTGACGGTGCGTTGCTGGTTGCCGACGATGCCGCTGGTCGGATATGGCGTATAGTTGCCAGTAAATAA